The following are encoded together in the Brachionichthys hirsutus isolate HB-005 unplaced genomic scaffold, CSIRO-AGI_Bhir_v1 contig_439, whole genome shotgun sequence genome:
- the LOC137915910 gene encoding ATP-dependent zinc metalloprotease YME1L1-like isoform X2 gives MFSLSTTFQPQLMNLPLSQLVNALHSLRNSATASVQALQRDSTDNGASLKESNVDLRDLGLSEVGASELDELVGRLLPTLGPGEAPTQVPTAWRTSHVSSGSFFLNKHGFLHTKLGGLGSPIFHRSYHSPLKQVFSELQLLPVCVQNRGFKTLKSRTRVKEAAYDGPVDSEPDIFPKGLLQRETGLEAHSLDQTFKRSDFTYEQQVVFKISLRRTGYFLLLVCLAIYGWSRTNQYFSVMFRTAPGSDSPLGSNQMKDVTFEHVKGVDEAKNELRDVVEFLKNPQKFTALGGKLPKGILLIGPPGTGKTLLARAMAGEADVPFYPTSGSEFDEMFVGVGASRIRNLFKEAKANAPCVIFIDELDSVGGRRTESSLHPHARQSINQLLAEMDGFKRNEGVIVLGGTNLAESLDPALLRPGRFDVHVTVPRPDVKGRTEILEWYLSKVKVDPAVDAEIIARCTTGFSGADLENLVNQAALKAAVDEREMVTMKELDFARDKILMGPERKSVVIDNKNKTITAYHESGHAIVAYFTKDAMAINKATIMPRGASLGHVSMMPEKDGWHETRSQLLAQMDVSMGGRVAEELIFGADYITSGASSDFDSATKVAKGMVTKFGMSDKLGVMTYSDVTKQSPETQAAIEQEVRLLLKDSYERAKNILKTYNKEHKTLADALLRYETLDAKEIRMVLEGKSLDH, from the exons atgttttccctttcaaCGACGTTTCAACCACAGCTG ATGAATCTGCCTCTGAGCCAGCTCGTCAACGCCCTCCACTCCCTGAGGAACTCCGCCACAGCTTCTGTGCAGGCCCTGCAAAGAGACTCGACAGACAACGGCGCGTCTCTCAAAGAG TCCAACGTGGATCTGAGGGATCTCGGCCTGTCGGAGGTCGGGGCGAGCGAGCTGGACGAGCTGGTCGGCAGGTTACTGCCTACGTTAGGACCAGGAGAAGCCCCTACTCAAGTTCCGACAGCATGGAGGACGAGTCACGTTTCTTCAGGCAGCTTTTTCCTCAACAAGCACG GGTTTCTTCACACAAAATTGGGTGGCTTGGGCTCCCCGATATTCCACCGATCGTACCACAGTCCTCTAAAACAAGTTTTCTCAGAGCTGCAGTTACTTCCTG TTTGCGTCCAGAATCGGGGTTTCAAGACACTCAAATCAAGAACCAGAGTAAAGGAAGCTGCTTATGACGGTCCGGTGGACTCTGAGCCCGACATATTCCCGAAG GGGTTGCTTCAGAGAGAAACGGGACTCGAAGCGCATTCGCTGGATCAAACGTTCAAACGGAGCGACTTTACATACGAGCAGCAGGTCGTCTTTAAGA TCTCGCTGAGGAGAACCGGATATTTCCTCCTGCTCGTCTGCCTCGCCATTTATGGCTGGTCAAGAACCAATCAATATTTTTCGG TGATGTTCCGAACGGCGCCTGGCTCGGACTCTCCGCTCGGCTCCAACCAGATGAAGGACGTGACGTTTGAGCACGTCAAAGGAGTCGATGAAGCCAAGAACGAACTGCGAGACGTCGTCGAGTTTCTCAAGAATCCTCAGAAGTTTACTGCCCTGGGTGGAAAGCTGCCTAAAG GGATCCTCCTCATTGGTCCGCCAGGCACCGGGAAGACTCTTCTAGCGCGGGCCATGGCCGGAGAGGCCGACGTGCCGTTCTACCCCACCTCCGGATCGGAGTTCGATGAGATGTTTGTGGGCGTTGGGGCGAGCCGAATCAGAAACCTTTTCA AGGAGGCGAAAGCGAACGCACCGTGCGTCATCTTCATCGATGAGCTGGACAGCGTCGGTGGAAGGAGGACGGAGtcttctcttcatcctcacGCCAGGCAATCGATCAACCAGCTGCTGGCTGAAATGGACGG GTTTAAACGAAACGAAGGCGTCATCGTTCTTGGCGGCACAAACCTTGCAGAGTCTTTGGATcc GGCACTGCTAAGGCCAGGAAGGTTTGACGTACATGTCACGGTCCCTCGTCCTGATGTGAAAGGACGCACTGAAATTCTCGAGTGGTACCTCTCCAAGGTCAAAGTGGACCCCG ctgtAGATGCAGAGATTATTGCTCGGTGCACGACGGGCTTCTCTGGAGCGGACCTCGAGAACCTGGTCAACCAGGCAGCCCTGAAGGCGGCCGTGGACGAGAGAGAGATGGTCACAATGAAGGAGTTGGATTTCGCCAGGGACAAGATCCTCATGG GCCCCGAGAGGAAGAGTGTTGTCATTGACAATAAGAACAAGACCATCACCGCTTACCACGAGTCTGGTCACGCCATTGTTGCTTATTTCACCAAAGATGCAATGGCCATTAACAAAGCCACCATCATGCCTCGAGGAGCCAGTCTTGGACAT GTGTCCATGATGCCAGAGAAGGACGGCTGGCACGAGACCAGATCCCAGCTGCTGGCTCAGATGGACGTCAGCATGGGCGGCCGGGTGGCAGAGGAGCTGATCTTCGGAGCCGACTACATCACCAGCG GCGCGTCCAGCGATTTTGACAGCGCAACCAAAGTAGCAAAAGGGATGGTGACCAAGTTCGGCATGAGTGACAAG CTCGGTGTCATGACCTACAGCGACGTGACGAAGCAGAGCCCGGAGACGCAGGCCGCCATCGAGCAGGAGGTCAGGCTCCTACTGAAG GACTCATATGAACGTGCCAAAAACATCCTGAAGACTTACAACAAGGAGCACAAAACGCTGGCTGATGCCCTTCTAAGATACGAGACTCTGGATGCCAAGGAGATCCGGATGGTGCTGGAGGGGAAATCTCTGGACCACTAG
- the LOC137915910 gene encoding ATP-dependent zinc metalloprotease YME1L1-like isoform X1: MFSLSTTFQPQLMNLPLSQLVNALHSLRNSATASVQALQRDSTDNGASLKESNVDLRDLGLSEVGASELDELVGRLLPTLGPGEAPTQVPTAWRTSHVSSGSFFLNKHGFLHTKLGGLGSPIFHRSYHSPLKQVFSELQLLPVCVQNRGFKTLKSRTRVKEAAYDGPVDSEPDIFPKGLLQRETGLEAHSLDQTFKRSDFTYEQQVVFKSGFAEGVMMSRELNRKERKKVSLRRTGYFLLLVCLAIYGWSRTNQYFSGKCSSSDVTFNSFPVLATKRAERRCLWDFAVMFRTAPGSDSPLGSNQMKDVTFEHVKGVDEAKNELRDVVEFLKNPQKFTALGGKLPKGILLIGPPGTGKTLLARAMAGEADVPFYPTSGSEFDEMFVGVGASRIRNLFKEAKANAPCVIFIDELDSVGGRRTESSLHPHARQSINQLLAEMDGFKRNEGVIVLGGTNLAESLDPALLRPGRFDVHVTVPRPDVKGRTEILEWYLSKVKVDPAVDAEIIARCTTGFSGADLENLVNQAALKAAVDEREMVTMKELDFARDKILMGPERKSVVIDNKNKTITAYHESGHAIVAYFTKDAMAINKATIMPRGASLGHVSMMPEKDGWHETRSQLLAQMDVSMGGRVAEELIFGADYITSGASSDFDSATKVAKGMVTKFGMSDKLGVMTYSDVTKQSPETQAAIEQEVRLLLKDSYERAKNILKTYNKEHKTLADALLRYETLDAKEIRMVLEGKSLDH, encoded by the exons atgttttccctttcaaCGACGTTTCAACCACAGCTG ATGAATCTGCCTCTGAGCCAGCTCGTCAACGCCCTCCACTCCCTGAGGAACTCCGCCACAGCTTCTGTGCAGGCCCTGCAAAGAGACTCGACAGACAACGGCGCGTCTCTCAAAGAG TCCAACGTGGATCTGAGGGATCTCGGCCTGTCGGAGGTCGGGGCGAGCGAGCTGGACGAGCTGGTCGGCAGGTTACTGCCTACGTTAGGACCAGGAGAAGCCCCTACTCAAGTTCCGACAGCATGGAGGACGAGTCACGTTTCTTCAGGCAGCTTTTTCCTCAACAAGCACG GGTTTCTTCACACAAAATTGGGTGGCTTGGGCTCCCCGATATTCCACCGATCGTACCACAGTCCTCTAAAACAAGTTTTCTCAGAGCTGCAGTTACTTCCTG TTTGCGTCCAGAATCGGGGTTTCAAGACACTCAAATCAAGAACCAGAGTAAAGGAAGCTGCTTATGACGGTCCGGTGGACTCTGAGCCCGACATATTCCCGAAG GGGTTGCTTCAGAGAGAAACGGGACTCGAAGCGCATTCGCTGGATCAAACGTTCAAACGGAGCGACTTTACATACGAGCAGCAGGTCGTCTTTAAGAGTGGATTCGCCGAGGGCGTAATGATGTCTCGGGAATTGAATcggaaggaaaggaagaaag TCTCGCTGAGGAGAACCGGATATTTCCTCCTGCTCGTCTGCCTCGCCATTTATGGCTGGTCAAGAACCAATCAATATTTTTCGGGTAAATGCTCCTCGTCTGACGTGACGTTCAATTCGTTTCCCGTGCTTGCAACTAAACGCGCTGAGCGCCGGTGTTTATGGGATTTTGCAGTGATGTTCCGAACGGCGCCTGGCTCGGACTCTCCGCTCGGCTCCAACCAGATGAAGGACGTGACGTTTGAGCACGTCAAAGGAGTCGATGAAGCCAAGAACGAACTGCGAGACGTCGTCGAGTTTCTCAAGAATCCTCAGAAGTTTACTGCCCTGGGTGGAAAGCTGCCTAAAG GGATCCTCCTCATTGGTCCGCCAGGCACCGGGAAGACTCTTCTAGCGCGGGCCATGGCCGGAGAGGCCGACGTGCCGTTCTACCCCACCTCCGGATCGGAGTTCGATGAGATGTTTGTGGGCGTTGGGGCGAGCCGAATCAGAAACCTTTTCA AGGAGGCGAAAGCGAACGCACCGTGCGTCATCTTCATCGATGAGCTGGACAGCGTCGGTGGAAGGAGGACGGAGtcttctcttcatcctcacGCCAGGCAATCGATCAACCAGCTGCTGGCTGAAATGGACGG GTTTAAACGAAACGAAGGCGTCATCGTTCTTGGCGGCACAAACCTTGCAGAGTCTTTGGATcc GGCACTGCTAAGGCCAGGAAGGTTTGACGTACATGTCACGGTCCCTCGTCCTGATGTGAAAGGACGCACTGAAATTCTCGAGTGGTACCTCTCCAAGGTCAAAGTGGACCCCG ctgtAGATGCAGAGATTATTGCTCGGTGCACGACGGGCTTCTCTGGAGCGGACCTCGAGAACCTGGTCAACCAGGCAGCCCTGAAGGCGGCCGTGGACGAGAGAGAGATGGTCACAATGAAGGAGTTGGATTTCGCCAGGGACAAGATCCTCATGG GCCCCGAGAGGAAGAGTGTTGTCATTGACAATAAGAACAAGACCATCACCGCTTACCACGAGTCTGGTCACGCCATTGTTGCTTATTTCACCAAAGATGCAATGGCCATTAACAAAGCCACCATCATGCCTCGAGGAGCCAGTCTTGGACAT GTGTCCATGATGCCAGAGAAGGACGGCTGGCACGAGACCAGATCCCAGCTGCTGGCTCAGATGGACGTCAGCATGGGCGGCCGGGTGGCAGAGGAGCTGATCTTCGGAGCCGACTACATCACCAGCG GCGCGTCCAGCGATTTTGACAGCGCAACCAAAGTAGCAAAAGGGATGGTGACCAAGTTCGGCATGAGTGACAAG CTCGGTGTCATGACCTACAGCGACGTGACGAAGCAGAGCCCGGAGACGCAGGCCGCCATCGAGCAGGAGGTCAGGCTCCTACTGAAG GACTCATATGAACGTGCCAAAAACATCCTGAAGACTTACAACAAGGAGCACAAAACGCTGGCTGATGCCCTTCTAAGATACGAGACTCTGGATGCCAAGGAGATCCGGATGGTGCTGGAGGGGAAATCTCTGGACCACTAG
- the LOC137915913 gene encoding mycocerosic acid synthase-like polyketide synthase yields the protein MEEEEDGMAVIGIGCNFPGGEGLDNFWRVLSEGRNCAADIPAERFDASLWYNAEEGKPGKTQTARAALIEGFNEFDHRFFGIPEVEADFMDPQQKLLLQCTYRALEDAGVAMEDISGSRTGVYIGVMNKDYEMIQNNNAAAITHYNGTGTAMSMAANRVSFTFNLTGPSFAIDSACSSSLVALHLACQAIRQGDCQMALCGGVSCIIEPRVFVALSKARMISPDGTSKPFSSRADGYGRGEGCGVVLLKPLAEAIKDCNKIWGVISKTAVNQDGHSVTPITKPSVVQQQELLERIYSETDIANVQYIEAHGTGTPVGDPVEAESISNAIAKAKPPGSATLRIGTVKGNVGHTESAAGVAGLIKVLLMIKHATIVPSVSYSEDSSSVDVKRLGLSIPTEAERWEAGGSLGRVAGINSFGFGGTNAHAIVREHRQTSIPTQIPKCGSNLFAISAESEKSFVLSMADTHQRLRSDQTIDLQALSYTSACGRSHSRNRYRKAFLASSLDDLQHHLASAVKTKFQAIGSDVRVFFVFCGNGVAYRGMCKQLLRRVPAFRDKIREVENLFQSHKSINIGQWLAAECDSDDFNRPNIVQPLLFAIQVGVAALLKQWGVKPDAVIGHSVGEVAAAQCSGLLSLEDAVKVLHHRSTLQSNVTGGKMLLVGNVAVEKVLEILPDFSGKICVAAFNSPQSCTLSGDSGSIDVLRQRLWIDFPEKNLFLHELDVPTAYHSHMMDPILEDIEQSIDPLDANQVESKLFSTVTGDCCSDGDFRTGKYWARNIREPVLFEQALRAAAKDEQPKRKAVFVEIGPRRSLQRSIHETLGNNATVLSSIQPEKDYDTILSTVAKLFELGINVDWHQVYRGCETLPTAFPVYQFVNTRKELNFEAVRNGDESPAFSSHTLISQTRQGNNEFTWTPSLDTAPYLWEHKNNGVPIAPGSFYVELAYASIVAMLKPKKPVSQLQLSIRFESPFTLSASSHQFKVIVDHRENEASFKIQSPVATHTSGTYRCTDGQPLLEEPFICLDMIFQRCKTVMKQREIYSILSQAGFEYGPIFKQIDDVHFGDELKEAVAAIQVPGELLKDLHAYFIHPVLLDNFMQMTAVIAMRQLKAKHGFPSAICSVVISRPLQEKMVMYLRATKETPDFLEVCGSFSTKEGHVLVELKGVRISFLGNCSESMESHFFHNEIFEIPHQSDLQNCQIKAIVFKDQLGIAERLGPYMHPDSTLVKSREHWMTEQIRHVVFQSLSNNMDLDNVLFIWGAEDLSHLSSEKILRRLATCCELFRQIVLALKDSQRSVTVHVITYRATDTIVDHVNPGFVLSGMTRACAAEIPGLSFHLIDLASVTSEDIQMLVHVVNTFEQHEVTISKGQALTAKIERTPIRVEGSREEVMQPVDVNNFILQTTDPYSMAPLSAMASDSNVNVQEKSVEIQLSRICVHSSDYFPITISNMNFGKTMYWSTHTSQTHKLLSLDFTGIVRTVGKGVSNLRVGDQIASCCPITASARIMIPEAVCYKTETFPFLKKNPCVSYFVLAWEILQRKLPEVKRQRRKLIIVSSSSASALLKVLALTANRSGWNVSSLAHLRGQTQLCEQSHALVFLPPFDLSWQGMRDIGGHDRHVVFVCSDLMSSSLPANMFVVKNEGIHIHKLDVVNVLQRANLQAQNRKISNWLLSLRFDAASLPLKRETFQLSSTTEPQTNVESYFTTKTVKQVVLHHRESDCPVSDIPLMTRPGLLFKQSCIYIVTGGLSGLGLETVIFIAKNGGGFIATLSRRCLTDEKRCEMDIIKRRYGVKIMNVQCDVSVSVQVVDAISEIEETFPSCPIKGVFHSAAVLHDALIENLDESLFRKVLQPKVSGALNLHNATLHSQLDFFVCYSSISSFIGNPSQSNYAAANSFLDTFCHYRRNRGLAGQSVNWGPLNLGLLLNREHFQNFLEAKGMMVMDGCDIHEALERCLLMNRPQQVICKFNFKTLNVHVLSQNASLRERLSALVEMELKDLTNESGVQLSLSPDKSLRNIVSDISNMSVDDLDDDAALWTLGIDSLLAMTLQNKLFQETGVNVPLVRLLDPNSTLATLQTAVNNG from the exons atggaggaggaggaggatggcaTGGCTGTTATTGGGATCGGATGCAATTTCCCTGGAG GTGAGGGGTTGGACAATTTTTGGAGGGTTCTGTCGGAAGGGAGGAACTGTGCTGCTGATATTCCAGCAGAGAGGTTTGACGCCTCGCTCTGGTACAATGCAGAGGAAGGCAAGCCAGGAAAGACGCAGACGGCCAGAGCGGCTCTTATAGAGGG GTTCAATGAGTTTGATCACAGGTTTTTTGGCATTCCTGAAGTCGAGGCGGACTTCATGGACCCACAGCAGAAACTCCTTCTGCAGTGTACGTACAGGGCATTGGAGGACGCGGGAGTGGCGATGGAAGACATCAGTGGAAGCAGAACGGGGGTTTACATCG GTGTGATGAACAAGGACTATGAGATGATCCAAAATAACAACGCAGCTGCAATAACCCACTACAACGGAACGGGGACGGCAATGAGCATGGCTGCCAATAGGGTGTCCTTCACCTTTAATCTCACGGGCCCATCTTTTGCCATTGACAGTGCCTGCTCGTCATCTCTGGTGGCGCTACATCTAGCCTGCCAGGCTATCAGGCAAG GAGACTGCCAGATGGCTCTTTGCGGCGGTGTCAGCTGCATAATCGAACCGAGAGTGTTCGTCGCTCTCAGCAAAGCGAGGATGATCTCACCGGACGGGACAAGCAAGCCTTTTTCCAGCCGTGCAGATGGCTACGGTAGAGGAGAGGGCTGTGGCGTCGTTCTCCTGAAGCCTCTGGCAGAA GCCATTAAAGACTGCAACAAAATATGGGGTGTCATCAGCAAAACAGCAGTCAACCAAGACGGTCACTCGGTCACCCCCATCACCAAACCATCCGTGGTTCAACAACAGGAGCTGTTGGAGAGGATCTACTCAGAGACTGACATTGCAAATGTCCAGTACATTGAGGCGCATGGGACTGGAACGCCAGTTGGGGATCCAGTAGAGGCAGAAAGCATCTCAAATGCCATCGCTAAAGCTAAACCGCCAGGTTCAGCCACGCTGCGGATTGGAACCGTGAAGGGCAACGTTGGACATACGGAATCTGCTGCGGGAGTGGCTGGACTCATTAAGGTACTCCTGATGATTAAGCATGCAACTATAGTTCCTTCAGTTTCCTACTCAGAGGACAGTTCCAGTGTCGATGTAAAACGACTGGGCTTAAGTATTCCCACTGAAGCCGAAAGGTGGGAGGCAGGCGGATCGTTAGGACGGGTGGCTGGGATCAACAGTTTTGGGTTTGGCGGCACAAATGCCCATGCGATTGTAAGAGAGCACAGACAGACCAGCATTCCCACGCAGATTCCAAAATGTGGTTCGAATCTCTTTGCAATATCTGCAGAATCTGAGAAGTCATTTGTCCTGTCCATGGCTGACACTCACCAAAGGCTTCGTAGCGATCAAACAATTGACTTGCAGGCACTGTCATACACGTCCGCATGTGGGAGGAGTCATTCTAGGAACAGGTACAGGAAGGCATTCCTGGCATCTTCCCTCGACGATTTGCAACATCACCTGGCGTCTGCGGTGAAAACCAAATTTCAGGCAATAGGGTCTGATGTGCGAGTGTTTTTTGTGTTCTGTGGAAACGGAGTTGCCTACAGAGGAATGTGCAAGCAGCTACTGAGACGGGTTCCTGCTTTCAGGGATAAGATCCGGGAAGTTGAGAATCTCTTCCAGAGTCATAAAAGCATTAACATCGGTCAGTGGCTTGCTGCTGAGTGCGATAGCGATGATTTCAACAGACCAAACATCGTCCAGCCGCTCCTTTTTGCTATTCAAGTTGGCGTTGCCGCTCTCCTGAAGCAATGGGGCGTCAAACCTGACGCTGTGATCGGACACTCTGTCGGTGAGGTCGCCGCCGCTCAGTGCTCCGGCCTCCTGTCTCTTGAGGATGCTGTGAAGGTGTTGCACCACCGCAGCACTCTTCAAAGCAACGTAACAGGAGGGAAGATGCTTCTGGTTGGCAATGTGGCTGTGGAAAAAGTATTGGAAATACTTCCAGATTTTTCTGGAAAGATTTGTGTCGCAGCGTTCAACAGTCCCCAGTCCTGCACGCTGTCAGGGGATTCGGGTTCTATTGACGTCCTCCGTCAGAGGCTGTGGATCGACTTTCCTGAGAAGAATCTTTTCCTCCATGAATTAGATGTACCAACAGCCTATCACAGCCACATGATGGACCCTATACTAGAGGACATTGAACAAAGTATTGATCCTTTAGATGCCAACCAAGTGGAATCCAAACTGTTTTCAACAGTGACTGGAGATTGTTGTTCCGATGGGGACTTCAGAACAGGCAAATACTGGGcaagaaacatcagagagcccgttTTATTTGAACAAGCACTCCGTGCTGCCGCTAAAGACGAGCAACCAAAGAGAAAGGCGGTGTTCGTGGAGATCGGACCTCGTAGGTCTCTCCAAAGGAGCATACATGAGACTCTGGGAAATAACGCCACAGTTCTTTCGTCAATCCAGCCAGAGAAAGATTATGACACAATCTTGTCTACTGTTGCAAAGCTCTTCGAATTAGGCATCAATGTTGACTGGCATCAGGTCTACAGGGGTTGTGAGACATTGCCCACAGCGTTTCCAGTCTATCAGTTCGTCAATACAAGAAAGGAATTGAATTTTGAAGCTGTGAGAAACGGTGATGAATCCCCTGCTTTTTCTTCTCATACGCTCATATCCCAAACGAGGCAGGGCAATAACGAATTCACGTGGACGCCATCGTTAGATACTGCACCGTATCTTTGGGAGCATAAAAACAACGGTGTCCCGATTGCGCCAGGGTCTTTCTATGTTGAATTAGCTTATGCCTCAATTGTGGCAATGTTAAAGCCAAAGAAACCGGTTTCTCAGCTCCAGCTCAGCATAAGGTTTGAGAGTCCATTTACTTTAAGCGCAAGCTCTCACCAGTTTAAAGTTATAGTGGATCACAGAGAGAATGAAGCTTCTTTTAAAATACAGTCTCCTGTTGCAACACATACCTCTGGCACATACAGGTGCACAGACGGCCAACCCCTGTTAGAGGAACCATTCATTTGTCTTGACATGATTTTCCAAAGGTGCAAAACAGTAATGAAACAAAGAGAAATATATTCAATTCTTTCACAGGCAGGTTTCGAATATGGCCCGATCTTCAAACAGATTGATGATGTGCATTTTGGAGACGAATTAAAGGAGGCTGTTGCTGCGATTCAAGTGCCTGGTGAACTTCTAAAGGACCTTCATGCCTATTTTATTCACCCAGTCTTATTGGACAATTTCATGCAAATGACAGCTGTGATCGCTATGAGACAGTTAAAGGCAAAGCATGGATTCCCCTCGGCTATTTGTAGCGTAGTCATTTCAAGACCACTGCAGGAGAAAATGGTCATGTATTTGCGAGCCACCAAAGAGACGCCAGACTTCCTCGAGGTATGTGGTAGCTTTTCCACCAAAGAGGGTCATGTACTGGTGGAACTTAAAGGGGTGAGGATCTCTTTTTTGGGCAATTGCTCAGAGTCTATGGAGTCACACTTCTTCCACAATGAAATATTTGAAATTCCACACCAGAGTGACCTGCAAAATTGCCAAATCAAAGCTATAGTTTTTAAAGACCAACTTGGCATCGCAGAAAGACTCGGGCCATACATGCATCCAGATTCAACTCTTGTGAAGAGCAGAGAGCATTGGATGACAGAGCAGATTCGACATGTAGTCTTCCAGTCACTGAGCAACAATATGGATTTGGATAATGTCCTCTTCATTTGGGGTGCTGAAGACCTCAGCCACCTTTCATCTGAGAAGATACTACGTCGCTTGGCAACTTGTTGTGAGCTATTTCGTCAGATTGTTTTAGCTCTGAAAGACAGTCAACGCTCCGTTACTGTCCATGTCATAACCTACAGAGCGACAGACACAATCGTGGACCATGTCAATCCAGGTTTTGTCCTGTCTGGGATGACAAGGGCTTGTGCCGCAGAGATACCGGGTCTCTCTTTTCACCTTATTGACCTTGCTTCTGTAACCAGTGAGGACATTCAAATGTTGGTCCATGTAGTAAACACCTTTGAACAACACGAAGTCACAATCAGCAAGGGGCAAGCATTGACAGCAAAAATAGAGCGGACGCCCATTAGGGTGGAGGGTTCCCGGGAAGAGGTTATGCAGCCAGTAGATGTGAACAACTTTATTCTACAGACAACTGACCCATATAGCATGGCTCCCTTGTCCGCCATGGCCTCTGACTCCAATGTAAATGTTCAAGAAAAGTCAGTAGAGATTCAGTTGAGCAGAATATGTGTGCATTCCTCTGACTACTTTCCCATCACCATTTCAAATATGAACTTTGGCAAGACAATGTATTGGAGTACGCACACATCACAGACCCACAAACTTCTCTCTTTAGATTTTACTGGCATTGTCAGAACTGTTGGGAAAGGGGTTTCTAACCTAAGAGTTGGAGATCAAATTGCCTCATGTTGCCCAATAACTGCCTCTGCGAGGATTATGATTCCTGAGGCTGTATGCTACAAGACAGAGACATTCCCGTTCCTGAAAAAGAATCCATGTGTGTCGTACTTCGTACTGGCATGGGAGATCCTGCAACGAAAACTGCCCGAGGTTAAACGGCAGCGTAGGAAACTGATCATCGTCTCCTCTAGCTCAGCCTCCGCTCTGTTGAAAGTGTTGGCTCTCACAGCTAACAGGTCAGGCTGGAATGTCTCCTCTCTGGCACATCTCAGAGGTCAAACTCAACTCTGTGAGCAGAGTCACGCGCTTGTGTTTCTGCCCCCATTTGATCTCTCTTGGCAGGGCATGCGTGACATTGGTGGGCATGATAGACATGTTGTTTTTGTATGCAGCGATCTCATGTCATCGTCTCTTCCTGCAAACATGTTTGTGGTGAAAAATGAAGGCATTCATATCCACAAACTCGATGTGGTGAATGTTCTCCAGAGAGCCAATTTGCAAGCACAAAACAGGAAGATATCCAACTGGTTGCTGTCTTTACGTTTCGATGCGGCATCTCTACCTTTGAAGAGGGAAacctttcagttatcaagcacAACAGAGCCTCAGACCAATGTCGAGTCCTACTTCACAACGAAGACAGTCAAACAAGTTGTTCTACATCATAGAGAATCTGACTGCCCCGTGTCTGATATCCCTTTGATGACAAGGCCTGGATTACTGTTTAAGCAAAGCTGCATTTATATTGTAACTGGGGGGCTCTCTGGTTTGGGACTTGAGACAGTAATATTCATTGCCAAAAATGGTGGAGGCTTTATTGCAACGCTGTCGAGAAGATGTCTGACTGATGAAAAGCGGTGTGAAATGGATATCATTAAGCGAAGATATGGGGTGAAGATCATGAACGTCCAATGTGACGTTTCTGTGTCAGTGCAGGTAGTGGATGCAATCTCAGAAATTGAAGAAACATTCCCCTCTTGTCCAATCAAAGGAGTGTTTCACAGTGCTGCAGTATTACACGACGCTTTGATCGAAAACCTTGATGAGTCCCTCTTCCGAAAGGTGCTGCAGCCCAAAGTGAGCGGAGCTCTAAACCTTCACAATGCAACTCTTCACAGCCAACTGGATTTCTTTGTGTGCTACTCCtccatttcttctttcattGGAAATCCATCACAATCTAATTATGCAGCAGCCAACTCCTTCCTCGACACATTCTGCCATTATCGGAGAAACCGTGGACTTGCTGGACAGTCCGTCAACTGGGGTCCTTTGAACCTCGGTCTCTTATTGAATAGAGAACATTTCCAAAATTTCCTAGAGGCAAAAGGGATGATGGTAATGGATGGGTGTGACATTCACGAGGCTCTTGAAAGGTGTCTCCTAATGAACAGGCCACAACAAGTCATATGCAAGTTCAACTTCAAAACTCTGAACGTTCATGTACTTTCCCAAAACGCATCCCTCAGAGAGCGGCTGTCTGCTTTGGTGGAAATGGAGCTAAAAGATTTGACAAATGAATCCGGGGTTCAGCTTTCATTGTCCCCAGACAAAAGTTTGAGAAACATTGTCAGTGACATCAGCAATATGAGTGTAGATGATCTGGATGACGACGCAGCTCTGTGGACACTGGGCATTGACTCTCTGCTGGCCATGACTCTGCAGAATAAACTTTTTCAGGAGACGGGTGTGAACGTACCTTTGGTTAGATTATTGGATCCCAACAGCACACTGGCCACTTTGCAAACTGCAGTTAATAATGGATAA